In Chelonia mydas isolate rCheMyd1 chromosome 10, rCheMyd1.pri.v2, whole genome shotgun sequence, a single window of DNA contains:
- the PALB2 gene encoding partner and localizer of BRCA2 isoform X2 gives MEGPAVGKALGWQEKEKLKEKLAFLKREYSKTFNRLQRAQRAERVKNYVKKTVAEQNQLLRQEETENNTTELMDKQSPNDDDKSGIYMLQTNTCSDSGTEKKMSVTFKLEPEFFNNEVNLQESSLAESTNSDQENILSGLMRSVTEENQSQLSRSRMTLVSEGRESACEVPPISVGETLENQMGSTEEPGSPVFKGRNTISNTKNKIQKAPKLVIVREEKGLTPQDPQVGDFQEMPEENVFLSVPKPLSCMSMGGSNIQQPVSPCAEDICDSYEPLPQCLVGDMPVSLQNIENTGKELACIENQMDQEELCRAFDLTADNQPSLAGRSNPSTSESRPHKERNHNETKSSSPLNTDSLLDNVEEPLRNQEAQTEAGSPVLEKTPPAAESALSSCTMIEGLLFPVEYYVRTTRRMSNCQRKVDLEAVILSQLGRSRKGLRSKHKQINSNSDQLYQETARSDLQAGGTPFPFLGGESDPVSSNSSQKSLPPSDESCTSSGSLSQKTVISMKQAKGKSWRRGRGRWGSTCRPALNGSQAHPQTSDLTVLKENSHLLSNGSQPGKENCEGDPERSPIGKTRVLVPAAGEATETEMTDITWPTEADLPDVSQTFSKCHQPPLEHIQNPLQGNNFLNPWDEAFSSPTQDLEANVNVSQAGKQPVGHIRNQCVQKACRAEQLPTVKESLLQHDLPSSSVKRKVRQGSKGKRGRSQQMDLEGPTPLSHLGLDPMAFDPPFHFQNEMLSVKWLPSKLDIKDFHLPDEEFGLLKFEKLQSCTVKQLEPFVPSGSEHWLQSAGDTVALGDMRLKQVNTEGKSLENSFISPSKTMSPKLPHLEGQLHKKGLSPSELLLTPASSVSAGAINQLESQIPTSAFPVLGATPAVLSLVHNEALPDTLSVLPLQVKTNLFKEPASHVMDGRECNNSTGTLHSDSCRTGSDCRSDEAVPLKEYQQPGSGSKECCGAENKLTAEELAVVLSDSLRARSLQLASKLKNPSSSCAVDVSTVWWESAGFTELCIVTACETFISLWKPLASSQWRKVYTWHLTEIPVIQIVPLPDVSNLVCVALGDLEIGEIRLLLCSSEDGSLKQSLVKTGNIKAVLGLTNRRLVSSSGTLQDQQIEIISVSEAGSNERQTLMPPEETILAFAEVEGIRDALVGTTAVNSLVVWNLKTGQILKKMHVGYSYPASICHRAYSDSGLLFVVLSHPHAKENESCGNPAFRMRVFNPKTARSTGVMFFSLPPGHSGRYLEGEVKGVSAAAVLTSGTIAVWDLFLGQCTALLPPNADGNWSLVRWSVTDSCLLAGQKDGSVYVYHYSQAKAVGK, from the exons ATGGAGGGCCCCGCCGTGGGAAAGGCGCTGGGCtggcaggagaaggagaag CTGAAAGAAAAGTTAGCCTTCCTGAAAAGAGAATACAGCAAAACATTCAACAGGTTACAG CGTGCGCAAAGAGCTGAGAGGGTTAAAAATTATGTTAAGAAAACGGTTGCAGAACAAAATCAATTGCTTAGGCAAGAGGAAACTGAGAATAATACCACAG AACTGATGGATAAACAGTCTCCCAATGATGACGATAAATCTGGAATATATATGTTACAGACCAATACCTGTTCTGACTCAGGCACTGAGAAAAAAATGTCTGTCACATTTAAACTTGAGCCTGAATTCTTCAACAATGAAGTTAACTTGCAGGAAAGTTCATTGGCAGAAAGCACAAATAGTGACCAAGAAAATATCCTCTCTGGCCTCATGAGATCTGTTACTGAGGAGAACCAAAGCCAACTGTCAAGGAGTAGAATGACTTTGGTCTCAGAGGGGAGAGAATCAGCTTGTGAAGTGCCACCAATCAGTGTTGGTGAAACGTTGGAAAATCAAATGGGAAGTACAGAGGAGCCTGGGTCACCAGTATTCAAGGGAAGGAACACCATCTCAAACACCAAGAATAAAATCCAAAAGGCCCCCAAGCTGGTCATTGTGAGGGAAGAAAAAGGTTTAACTCCTCAAGATCCACAGGTAGGAGATTTTCAGGAAATGCCTGAAGAAAATGTATTTCTGAGTGTCCCCAAACCACTTTCATGCATGTCGATGGGTGGCAGTAACATTCAGCAGCCTGTGTCTCCATGTGCTGAGGACATCTGTGATAGCTATGAGCCATTGCCCCAGTGTTTAGTGGGTGATATGCCTGTTTCACTTCAAAACATCGAGAATACAGGAAAAGAACTTGCCTGTATAGAAAACCAGATGGATCAGGAAGAGTTGTGTAGGGCCTTTGATTTAACTGCAGATAATCAACCATCCCTGGCAGGCAGAAGCAACCCTAGCACTAGTGAAAGCAGACCCCATAAAGAAAGAAACCACAATGAGACCAAGAGCTCAAGTCCTCTGAACACTGACTCTCTTCTGGATAATGTTGAAGAACCTTTGAGGAATCAAGAGGCTCAGACTGAAGCAGGGTCTCCTGTCCTAGAGAAGACTCCTCCTGCAGCAGAAAGCGCACTGAGCTCTTGCACAATGATTGAGGGACTCCTCTTTCCTGTAGAATATTATGTTAGGACAACTCGGCGTATGTCTAATTGCCAGAGGAAAGTAGACCTGGAGGCTGTCATTCTCAGCCAGTTGGGCAGGAGCAGGAAAGGGCTGCGAAGTAAACATAAACAGATAAATTCAAATTCAGATCAGCTCTACCAAGAAACCGCCAGAAGTGATTTGCAGGCAGGGGGCACTCCGTTCCCTTTTCTAGGTGGAGAGAGTGACCCAGTGAGTTCAAATAGTTCTCAGAAATCTCTCCCTCCATCAGATGAGAGCTGCACTTCCAGTGGCTCTCTTTCTCAGAAGACTGTTATTAGTATGAAACAAGCTAAGGGAAAatcctggaggagaggaaggggcagaTGGGGTTCTACCTGCAGACCTGCACTGAATGGGTCACAAGCACATCCTCAGACTTCAGATCTTACAGTGCTAAAGGAAAACAGTCATCTCTTGTCaaatggttctcaacctggaAAGGAAAACTGTGAGGGTGACCCTGAGAGGTCACCTATAGGCAAAACAAGGGTGCTTGTCCCTGCAGCTGGTGAGGCTACAGAAACAGAAATGACAGACATTACGTGGCCAACTGAGGCTGATCTTCCTGATGTAAGCCAAACATTCAGCAAATGCCATCAGCCTCCATTAGAACATATTCAAAATCCACTCCAAGGAAATAATTTCTTAAATCCATGGGATGAAGCTTTCTCCAGCCCCACGCAAGATCTGGAAGCTAATGTAAATGTGAGTCAGGCtggtaaacagccagtggggcacATTAGGAATCAGTGTGTTCAGAAAGCCTGCCGGGCTGAGCAGCTGCCAACAGTTAAAGAATCTCTACTTCAGCATGATCTCCCAAGTTCCTCCGTGAAGCGTAAAGTGAGGCAAGGATCTAAAG GTAAAAGAGGGCGCAGTCAACAGATGGACTTGGAAGGTCCAACTCCTCTAAGCCATCTTGGTCTGGATCCTATGGCCTTCGATCCTCCCTTTCACTTCCAGAATGAGATGCTCAGTGTCAAGTGGCTGCCCTCTAAGCTGGACATCAAAGACTTTCATTTACCCGATGAGGAGTTTGGTCTCCTTAAATTTGAGAAACTACAATCCTGCACAGTGAAACAGCTGGAGCCCTTTGTTCCTTCAGGGTCTGAACACTGGCTCCAGAGTGCTGGAGACACTGTGGCTTTAGGGGACATGAGACTTAAACAAGTGAATACAGAAGGGAAGAGTCTAGAAAATAGCTTTATTTCTCCTTCAAAGACTATGTCACCTAAACTGCCTCACTTAGAAGGGCAGTTGCACAAGAAGGGGCTTTCTCCAAGCGAATTGCTGCTAACTCCGGCAAGTTCTGTCTCAGCTGGTGCAATCAACCAGCTGGAATCACAGATTCCTACATCTGCTTTCCCTGTCCTGGGTGCAACCCCAGCTGTCCTGTCACTGGTACACAATGAGGCCTTACCTGACACACTTTCTGTACTTCCTTTGCAAGTGAAAACAAATCTCTTCAAAGAACCAGCCAGTCATGTCATGGATGGGAGAGAGTGTAATAACTCCACAGGTACATTGCACTCAGATAGCTGCAGAACAGGATCTGACTGTAGGTCTGATGAAGCTGTCCCCCTCAAAGAGTATCAGCAACCAGGGAGCGGTTCCAAGGAGTGCTGCGGTGCAGAG AACAAACTGACAGCAGAAGAGTTGGCCGTGGTGCTGAGTGACAGCCTGAGAGCCAGGAGCTTGCAACTGGCCTCAAAGCTAAAG AACCCCTCAAGTTCTTGTGCTGTGGACGTCAGCACCGTCTGGTGGGAATCAGCTGGCTTCACAGAGCTGTGTATCGTAACTGCTTGTGAGACTTTCATTTCCCTGTGGAAACCTCTGGCTTCCAGCCAGTGGAGAAAGGTGTATACCTGGCACCTTACAGAG ATTCCAGTAATACAAATTGTTCCCTTGCCAGATGTCTCTAATCTTGTATGCGTTGCCTTGGGAGATCTGGAGATTGGAGAAATAAG GCTCTTGCTTTGTTCTTCTGAAGACGGCTCCTTAAAGCAATCACTAGTGAAAACTGGGAACATAAAAGCTGTTCTTGGTCTGACAAACAGGAGGCTGGTCAGTAGTAGTGGGACACTTCAAGACCAGCAAATCGAGATAATCTCCGTTTCAGAGGCAGGAAG CAATGAGAGGCAGACTTTGATGCCCCCAGAAGAAACCATTCTGGCTTTTGCTGAGGTAGAAGGGATTAGAGATGCTTTGGTTGGCACCACTGCAGTGAACAGCCTTGTTGTTTG GAACTTGAAAACTGGCCAGATTCTGAAAAAGATGCACGTTGGTTATTCCTACCCTGCCTCAATCTGCCATCGCGCCTATTCTGACTCT GGCCTcctgtttgttgttttaagtCACCCACATGCCAAAGAGAATGAGTCCTGTGGAAACCCTGCATTCCGGATGAGAGTGTTCAATCCCAAAACAGCCAGAAGCACTGGGGTAatgttcttctccctcccccctggaCACAGTGGAAG GTACCTGGAAGGCGAAGTGAAGGGTGTCTCTGCAGCAGCTGTGCTAACATCTGGAACAATCGCAGTGTGGGACTTATTTTTAGGCCAGTGTACTGCTCTGCTTCCACCAAATGCTGATGGGAATTGGTCTTTGGTCAGATGGTCAGTCACAGATTCCTGTCTCCTGGCTGGACAGAAAGACGGAAGCGTGTATGTGTACCATTATTCACAAGCCAAAGCAGTAGGAAAGTAA
- the PALB2 gene encoding partner and localizer of BRCA2 isoform X1, translating to MEGPAVGKALGWQEKEKLKEKLAFLKREYSKTFNRLQRAQRAERVKNYVKKTVAEQNQLLRQEETENNTTELMDKQSPNDDDKSGIYMLQTNTCSDSGTEKKMSVTFKLEPEFFNNEVNLQESSLAESTNSDQENILSGLMRSVTEENQSQLSRSRMTLVSEGRESACEVPPISVGETLENQMGSTEEPGSPVFKGRNTISNTKNKIQKAPKLVIVREEKGLTPQDPQVGDFQEMPEENVFLSVPKPLSCMSMGGSNIQQPVSPCAEDICDSYEPLPQCLVGDMPVSLQNIENTGKELACIENQMDQEELCRAFDLTADNQPSLAGRSNPSTSESRPHKERNHNETKSSSPLNTDSLLDNVEEPLRNQEAQTEAGSPVLEKTPPAAESALSSCTMIEGLLFPVEYYVRTTRRMSNCQRKVDLEAVILSQLGRSRKGLRSKHKQINSNSDQLYQETARSDLQAGGTPFPFLGGESDPVSSNSSQKSLPPSDESCTSSGSLSQKTVISMKQAKGKSWRRGRGRWGSTCRPALNGSQAHPQTSDLTVLKENSHLLSNGSQPGKENCEGDPERSPIGKTRVLVPAAGEATETEMTDITWPTEADLPDVSQTFSKCHQPPLEHIQNPLQGNNFLNPWDEAFSSPTQDLEANVNVSQAGKQPVGHIRNQCVQKACRAEQLPTVKESLLQHDLPSSSVKRKVRQGSKGKRGRSQQMDLEGPTPLSHLGLDPMAFDPPFHFQNEMLSVKWLPSKLDIKDFHLPDEEFGLLKFEKLQSCTVKQLEPFVPSGSEHWLQSAGDTVALGDMRLKQVNTEGKSLENSFISPSKTMSPKLPHLEGQLHKKGLSPSELLLTPASSVSAGAINQLESQIPTSAFPVLGATPAVLSLVHNEALPDTLSVLPLQVKTNLFKEPASHVMDGRECNNSTGTLHSDSCRTGSDCRSDEAVPLKEYQQPGSGSKECCGAENKLTAEELAVVLSDSLRARSLQLASKLKNPSSSCAVDVSTVWWESAGFTELCIVTACETFISLWKPLASSQWRKVYTWHLTEIPVIQIVPLPDVSNLVCVALGDLEIGEIRLLLCSSEDGSLKQSLVKTGNIKAVLGLTNRRLVSSSGTLQDQQIEIISVSEAGRSNERQTLMPPEETILAFAEVEGIRDALVGTTAVNSLVVWNLKTGQILKKMHVGYSYPASICHRAYSDSGLLFVVLSHPHAKENESCGNPAFRMRVFNPKTARSTGVMFFSLPPGHSGRYLEGEVKGVSAAAVLTSGTIAVWDLFLGQCTALLPPNADGNWSLVRWSVTDSCLLAGQKDGSVYVYHYSQAKAVGK from the exons ATGGAGGGCCCCGCCGTGGGAAAGGCGCTGGGCtggcaggagaaggagaag CTGAAAGAAAAGTTAGCCTTCCTGAAAAGAGAATACAGCAAAACATTCAACAGGTTACAG CGTGCGCAAAGAGCTGAGAGGGTTAAAAATTATGTTAAGAAAACGGTTGCAGAACAAAATCAATTGCTTAGGCAAGAGGAAACTGAGAATAATACCACAG AACTGATGGATAAACAGTCTCCCAATGATGACGATAAATCTGGAATATATATGTTACAGACCAATACCTGTTCTGACTCAGGCACTGAGAAAAAAATGTCTGTCACATTTAAACTTGAGCCTGAATTCTTCAACAATGAAGTTAACTTGCAGGAAAGTTCATTGGCAGAAAGCACAAATAGTGACCAAGAAAATATCCTCTCTGGCCTCATGAGATCTGTTACTGAGGAGAACCAAAGCCAACTGTCAAGGAGTAGAATGACTTTGGTCTCAGAGGGGAGAGAATCAGCTTGTGAAGTGCCACCAATCAGTGTTGGTGAAACGTTGGAAAATCAAATGGGAAGTACAGAGGAGCCTGGGTCACCAGTATTCAAGGGAAGGAACACCATCTCAAACACCAAGAATAAAATCCAAAAGGCCCCCAAGCTGGTCATTGTGAGGGAAGAAAAAGGTTTAACTCCTCAAGATCCACAGGTAGGAGATTTTCAGGAAATGCCTGAAGAAAATGTATTTCTGAGTGTCCCCAAACCACTTTCATGCATGTCGATGGGTGGCAGTAACATTCAGCAGCCTGTGTCTCCATGTGCTGAGGACATCTGTGATAGCTATGAGCCATTGCCCCAGTGTTTAGTGGGTGATATGCCTGTTTCACTTCAAAACATCGAGAATACAGGAAAAGAACTTGCCTGTATAGAAAACCAGATGGATCAGGAAGAGTTGTGTAGGGCCTTTGATTTAACTGCAGATAATCAACCATCCCTGGCAGGCAGAAGCAACCCTAGCACTAGTGAAAGCAGACCCCATAAAGAAAGAAACCACAATGAGACCAAGAGCTCAAGTCCTCTGAACACTGACTCTCTTCTGGATAATGTTGAAGAACCTTTGAGGAATCAAGAGGCTCAGACTGAAGCAGGGTCTCCTGTCCTAGAGAAGACTCCTCCTGCAGCAGAAAGCGCACTGAGCTCTTGCACAATGATTGAGGGACTCCTCTTTCCTGTAGAATATTATGTTAGGACAACTCGGCGTATGTCTAATTGCCAGAGGAAAGTAGACCTGGAGGCTGTCATTCTCAGCCAGTTGGGCAGGAGCAGGAAAGGGCTGCGAAGTAAACATAAACAGATAAATTCAAATTCAGATCAGCTCTACCAAGAAACCGCCAGAAGTGATTTGCAGGCAGGGGGCACTCCGTTCCCTTTTCTAGGTGGAGAGAGTGACCCAGTGAGTTCAAATAGTTCTCAGAAATCTCTCCCTCCATCAGATGAGAGCTGCACTTCCAGTGGCTCTCTTTCTCAGAAGACTGTTATTAGTATGAAACAAGCTAAGGGAAAatcctggaggagaggaaggggcagaTGGGGTTCTACCTGCAGACCTGCACTGAATGGGTCACAAGCACATCCTCAGACTTCAGATCTTACAGTGCTAAAGGAAAACAGTCATCTCTTGTCaaatggttctcaacctggaAAGGAAAACTGTGAGGGTGACCCTGAGAGGTCACCTATAGGCAAAACAAGGGTGCTTGTCCCTGCAGCTGGTGAGGCTACAGAAACAGAAATGACAGACATTACGTGGCCAACTGAGGCTGATCTTCCTGATGTAAGCCAAACATTCAGCAAATGCCATCAGCCTCCATTAGAACATATTCAAAATCCACTCCAAGGAAATAATTTCTTAAATCCATGGGATGAAGCTTTCTCCAGCCCCACGCAAGATCTGGAAGCTAATGTAAATGTGAGTCAGGCtggtaaacagccagtggggcacATTAGGAATCAGTGTGTTCAGAAAGCCTGCCGGGCTGAGCAGCTGCCAACAGTTAAAGAATCTCTACTTCAGCATGATCTCCCAAGTTCCTCCGTGAAGCGTAAAGTGAGGCAAGGATCTAAAG GTAAAAGAGGGCGCAGTCAACAGATGGACTTGGAAGGTCCAACTCCTCTAAGCCATCTTGGTCTGGATCCTATGGCCTTCGATCCTCCCTTTCACTTCCAGAATGAGATGCTCAGTGTCAAGTGGCTGCCCTCTAAGCTGGACATCAAAGACTTTCATTTACCCGATGAGGAGTTTGGTCTCCTTAAATTTGAGAAACTACAATCCTGCACAGTGAAACAGCTGGAGCCCTTTGTTCCTTCAGGGTCTGAACACTGGCTCCAGAGTGCTGGAGACACTGTGGCTTTAGGGGACATGAGACTTAAACAAGTGAATACAGAAGGGAAGAGTCTAGAAAATAGCTTTATTTCTCCTTCAAAGACTATGTCACCTAAACTGCCTCACTTAGAAGGGCAGTTGCACAAGAAGGGGCTTTCTCCAAGCGAATTGCTGCTAACTCCGGCAAGTTCTGTCTCAGCTGGTGCAATCAACCAGCTGGAATCACAGATTCCTACATCTGCTTTCCCTGTCCTGGGTGCAACCCCAGCTGTCCTGTCACTGGTACACAATGAGGCCTTACCTGACACACTTTCTGTACTTCCTTTGCAAGTGAAAACAAATCTCTTCAAAGAACCAGCCAGTCATGTCATGGATGGGAGAGAGTGTAATAACTCCACAGGTACATTGCACTCAGATAGCTGCAGAACAGGATCTGACTGTAGGTCTGATGAAGCTGTCCCCCTCAAAGAGTATCAGCAACCAGGGAGCGGTTCCAAGGAGTGCTGCGGTGCAGAG AACAAACTGACAGCAGAAGAGTTGGCCGTGGTGCTGAGTGACAGCCTGAGAGCCAGGAGCTTGCAACTGGCCTCAAAGCTAAAG AACCCCTCAAGTTCTTGTGCTGTGGACGTCAGCACCGTCTGGTGGGAATCAGCTGGCTTCACAGAGCTGTGTATCGTAACTGCTTGTGAGACTTTCATTTCCCTGTGGAAACCTCTGGCTTCCAGCCAGTGGAGAAAGGTGTATACCTGGCACCTTACAGAG ATTCCAGTAATACAAATTGTTCCCTTGCCAGATGTCTCTAATCTTGTATGCGTTGCCTTGGGAGATCTGGAGATTGGAGAAATAAG GCTCTTGCTTTGTTCTTCTGAAGACGGCTCCTTAAAGCAATCACTAGTGAAAACTGGGAACATAAAAGCTGTTCTTGGTCTGACAAACAGGAGGCTGGTCAGTAGTAGTGGGACACTTCAAGACCAGCAAATCGAGATAATCTCCGTTTCAGAGGCAGGAAG AAGCAATGAGAGGCAGACTTTGATGCCCCCAGAAGAAACCATTCTGGCTTTTGCTGAGGTAGAAGGGATTAGAGATGCTTTGGTTGGCACCACTGCAGTGAACAGCCTTGTTGTTTG GAACTTGAAAACTGGCCAGATTCTGAAAAAGATGCACGTTGGTTATTCCTACCCTGCCTCAATCTGCCATCGCGCCTATTCTGACTCT GGCCTcctgtttgttgttttaagtCACCCACATGCCAAAGAGAATGAGTCCTGTGGAAACCCTGCATTCCGGATGAGAGTGTTCAATCCCAAAACAGCCAGAAGCACTGGGGTAatgttcttctccctcccccctggaCACAGTGGAAG GTACCTGGAAGGCGAAGTGAAGGGTGTCTCTGCAGCAGCTGTGCTAACATCTGGAACAATCGCAGTGTGGGACTTATTTTTAGGCCAGTGTACTGCTCTGCTTCCACCAAATGCTGATGGGAATTGGTCTTTGGTCAGATGGTCAGTCACAGATTCCTGTCTCCTGGCTGGACAGAAAGACGGAAGCGTGTATGTGTACCATTATTCACAAGCCAAAGCAGTAGGAAAGTAA